The following are from one region of the Mannheimia granulomatis genome:
- the prmC gene encoding peptide chain release factor N(5)-glutamine methyltransferase encodes MEPNFSYQWQFGIKPNTLANLVVAGRKTATCSGYCFYALENQPLPQKGEKHIVLDSQNQAVVCIQLEEVFIERFNEVTEEFALAEGEGDYQSWKIAHRDFFKGELDKEIDEHFEVVCERFYAVNIFPKTYAEWLTFAEQTLLENAENNPFLDAKFDANLLLQAVTKRTKSAIFAFSETILTENELKQLAEYLARRANGEPMAYILGEREFWSLPLKVSSATLIPRPDTERLVELALDWAHKRLEKQKNLQILDLGTGTGAIALAMASELGDKADIIGVDFQPEAVKLAEENRQTLGFDNVRFLQSDWFSAIKNQQFDLILSNPPYIDENDENLTVGDVRFEPLTALVADNNGLSDLQKIIENAPLHLKPQGALMLEHGWQQAEMVRNLFNLTLWEALETLQDYGGNDRVTKAVLKE; translated from the coding sequence ATGGAACCTAATTTCTCTTATCAATGGCAATTTGGCATAAAACCTAATACCTTAGCCAATCTCGTGGTTGCGGGTAGAAAGACTGCAACTTGTTCAGGTTATTGCTTTTATGCGTTAGAAAATCAACCGCTTCCACAAAAAGGTGAAAAACACATTGTATTAGACAGCCAAAATCAAGCTGTCGTGTGTATTCAACTGGAGGAAGTCTTCATTGAACGCTTTAATGAAGTCACAGAAGAGTTTGCCCTTGCCGAAGGAGAAGGCGACTATCAATCTTGGAAAATTGCCCACCGCGATTTTTTTAAAGGGGAACTTGACAAGGAGATTGATGAACACTTTGAAGTAGTTTGTGAACGGTTTTATGCAGTAAATATTTTCCCCAAAACTTACGCAGAATGGCTCACCTTTGCTGAACAAACATTGCTTGAAAATGCCGAAAACAACCCTTTTTTAGATGCCAAATTCGATGCAAATTTGCTCCTACAAGCGGTTACAAAACGCACAAAATCAGCAATTTTTGCGTTTAGCGAAACTATCTTAACCGAAAATGAGCTAAAACAACTTGCCGAATACTTAGCAAGACGTGCAAACGGTGAACCAATGGCGTATATTTTGGGCGAACGGGAATTTTGGTCGTTGCCGTTGAAAGTGTCCTCCGCAACACTTATTCCCCGACCTGATACCGAGCGTTTGGTGGAATTAGCATTAGATTGGGCTCACAAGCGGTTAGAAAAACAAAAAAACTTGCAAATTTTAGATTTAGGCACCGGCACAGGGGCAATTGCGTTGGCAATGGCGAGCGAGTTAGGCGATAAAGCCGATATTATCGGTGTGGATTTTCAGCCTGAGGCGGTCAAACTTGCGGAAGAAAATCGCCAAACTCTTGGCTTTGATAATGTCCGATTTTTACAGAGTGATTGGTTTTCTGCGATTAAAAATCAGCAGTTTGACTTGATTTTGTCGAATCCACCCTATATTGATGAAAATGATGAAAATTTAACAGTTGGCGATGTGCGTTTTGAACCTTTAACCGCATTAGTTGCCGATAACAATGGCTTGAGCGATTTGCAAAAAATTATCGAAAATGCACCGCTTCACTTAAAGCCACAAGGGGCATTAATGTTGGAACATGGTTGGCAACAAGCTGAAATGGTACGAAATTTATTTAATTTAACCCTGTGGGAAGCCCTTGAAACATTACAAGATTATGGCGGTAATGACAGAGTGACTAAAGCAGTTTTAAAAGAATAA
- the rluB gene encoding 23S rRNA pseudouridine(2605) synthase RluB yields the protein MPNAKSPSSNRSFKKTDEKADNSARKFGKNAEKPQRPTSKPLVQKTVKKIEKTTALSADKQGKVAGEKLQKILARAGQGSRRELEEIIAAGRVSVDGKIASLGDRVQVSSSTKIRIDGHLINLTLTQKEICRVLMYYKPEGELCTRSDPEGRATVFDRLPRLNGARWIAVGRLDINTSGLLLFTTDGELANRLMHPSREVEREYSVRVFGNIDDAMLGRLRKGVQLEDGPANFKQIKVVGGTGLNQWFDVTLTEGRNREVRRLWESQGVEVSRLIRIRYGNIKLDKGLPRGGWEEMGLEQVNYLRELVGLPAETETKVDVTANRRRTNIRQIRKAVKQHQKYRS from the coding sequence ATGCCAAATGCGAAATCCCCTAGTAGTAACCGTTCATTTAAAAAGACAGATGAAAAAGCAGATAATAGTGCGCGCAAATTCGGCAAAAATGCGGAAAAACCACAGCGTCCGACTTCTAAGCCTTTGGTACAAAAAACGGTAAAAAAAATCGAAAAAACGACCGCTTTATCAGCTGATAAACAAGGGAAAGTAGCCGGTGAAAAGCTACAAAAAATCTTAGCACGCGCCGGGCAAGGTTCTCGCCGTGAACTTGAGGAAATTATTGCTGCCGGACGTGTGAGTGTAGATGGCAAAATTGCATCATTAGGTGATCGTGTTCAGGTGAGCTCATCGACTAAAATTCGTATCGATGGGCATTTAATTAACCTGACTCTAACGCAAAAAGAGATCTGCCGAGTCTTAATGTATTACAAGCCGGAAGGAGAGCTATGTACACGCTCTGATCCGGAAGGACGAGCTACCGTATTTGACCGCTTACCACGTTTAAATGGTGCACGTTGGATTGCGGTTGGGCGTTTAGATATTAATACTTCAGGTTTATTGCTGTTTACAACAGACGGCGAACTTGCTAATCGTTTAATGCATCCAAGCCGAGAGGTGGAGCGTGAATATTCGGTGCGAGTATTTGGTAATATTGATGATGCAATGCTTGGGCGTTTACGCAAAGGTGTTCAATTAGAAGATGGTCCGGCAAATTTTAAACAGATTAAAGTTGTTGGTGGTACAGGTCTAAATCAATGGTTTGATGTGACTTTAACCGAGGGGCGTAATCGAGAAGTTCGTCGTTTGTGGGAGTCACAAGGGGTGGAAGTAAGCCGCTTGATTCGTATCCGCTATGGTAATATTAAGCTGGATAAAGGCTTACCTCGTGGCGGCTGGGAAGAAATGGGGCTTGAGCAAGTGAACTATTTACGTGAGCTTGTGGGCTTGCCGGCAGAAACTGAAACAAAAGTTGATGTAACGGCTAATCGTCGCCGCACGAATATTCGCCAAATTCGTAAGGCTGTGAAACAGCATCAAAAATATCGCTCTTAG
- the kdsA gene encoding 3-deoxy-8-phosphooctulonate synthase — protein MTDKIVKVGNIEVANNKAFTLFGGMNVLESRDMALRVCEQYVEVTQKLNVPYVFKASFDKANRSSIHSYRGPGMEEGLKIFQELKQTFGVNIITDVHEIYQCKPVAEVVDVIQLPAFLARQTDLVEAMARTGAVINVKKPQFLSPGQMGNIVEKIAECGNENVILCDRGTNFGYDNLVVDMLGFGIMKKVSKGCPVIFDVTHSLQCRDPFGAASGGRRSQVTELARSGMAVGLAGLFLEAHPDPNSAKCDGPSALPLSKLEAFVSQMKAIDDLVKSFAEIDTAN, from the coding sequence ATGACAGATAAAATTGTAAAAGTCGGTAATATTGAAGTGGCGAATAACAAAGCATTTACCCTATTTGGTGGTATGAATGTGCTGGAAAGCCGCGATATGGCACTTCGTGTGTGTGAACAGTATGTGGAAGTCACGCAAAAATTGAACGTACCTTATGTGTTTAAAGCATCGTTTGATAAGGCGAACCGCTCGTCTATCCATTCTTACCGTGGGCCGGGTATGGAAGAAGGGTTGAAAATTTTTCAAGAATTAAAACAGACTTTTGGAGTGAATATCATCACTGATGTACACGAAATTTATCAATGTAAACCTGTGGCTGAAGTAGTCGATGTGATTCAGCTTCCCGCATTTTTAGCTCGTCAAACCGATTTGGTTGAAGCAATGGCTCGCACCGGTGCGGTAATTAATGTAAAAAAACCGCAATTTTTAAGCCCTGGTCAAATGGGGAATATCGTGGAAAAAATCGCAGAGTGTGGCAATGAAAATGTGATTCTTTGCGACCGTGGTACCAACTTTGGTTACGATAATTTAGTGGTGGATATGCTAGGTTTCGGCATTATGAAAAAAGTATCAAAAGGTTGCCCAGTAATCTTTGATGTAACCCATTCACTGCAATGCCGTGATCCGTTCGGAGCTGCTTCAGGTGGTCGTCGCTCACAAGTCACTGAACTTGCCCGTTCAGGTATGGCTGTTGGTTTAGCAGGGCTTTTCTTAGAAGCTCACCCGGATCCAAACTCAGCAAAATGTGATGGTCCTTCAGCCTTACCGCTTTCCAAATTAGAAGCCTTTGTATCTCAAATGAAAGCGATTGATGATTTAGTCAAATCCTTTGCTGAAATTGATACCGCTAACTAA
- a CDS encoding SirB1 family protein: MDDIIQELLRELEEPKITISEVELKKYLYREILRLTTLIDSNVREQQVFGQMSALVKKARYNVNGETDEERINQLLTLVYQEWGFSCYYEDYFHTENLLLNQVIRKKRGMPVSLGSIVLYLASVLDLPLYPVNFPTQLILRAEIRQPNGATKVRFINPWNGEFLTIEMLNKWLEGELGFGSEVTPDLLKRANMTELLERIETVFKMALTREGKYEETLRLIEYRLAFSPEDPYEIRDRGMVLASMDCYQAALEDINYFIDQCPEDPSTELLKMEVQGLERKSQKSLVH, translated from the coding sequence ATGGACGATATTATTCAAGAATTATTAAGAGAGCTGGAAGAACCAAAAATTACGATTAGTGAAGTGGAATTAAAAAAATATCTTTATCGTGAAATTTTGCGACTCACTACACTTATTGATAGTAATGTACGCGAGCAGCAAGTGTTTGGGCAGATGTCTGCCTTAGTAAAAAAAGCTCGTTATAATGTCAATGGCGAAACAGATGAAGAGCGTATTAATCAACTTCTGACTTTAGTTTATCAAGAGTGGGGCTTCAGCTGCTATTATGAAGATTATTTCCATACGGAAAATTTATTGTTAAATCAAGTAATCCGCAAAAAACGTGGAATGCCTGTGTCACTGGGTTCAATTGTGCTTTATTTAGCCTCAGTGTTAGATTTACCACTCTATCCGGTAAATTTCCCAACCCAGCTGATTTTACGAGCTGAAATCCGTCAACCGAACGGAGCAACCAAAGTTCGTTTTATCAACCCTTGGAACGGCGAATTTTTAACAATTGAAATGCTAAATAAATGGCTAGAGGGCGAATTAGGCTTTGGCTCTGAAGTCACTCCCGATCTTTTAAAACGAGCGAATATGACCGAGTTATTAGAACGCATCGAAACCGTGTTTAAAATGGCACTCACCCGAGAAGGAAAATACGAAGAAACGCTACGCTTAATTGAATACCGCCTAGCCTTTAGCCCGGAGGATCCATACGAGATTCGTGATCGAGGTATGGTGTTAGCAAGTATGGATTGCTACCAAGCAGCCTTAGAAGATATTAATTATTTTATCGACCAATGTCCTGAAGATCCATCTACAGAATTGCTGAAAATGGAAGTGCAAGGCTTGGAACGCAAAAGCCAAAAAAGTTTGGTGCATTAA
- the prfA gene encoding peptide chain release factor 1, with product MKDSIINKLESLSERHEELQALLGDASVIADQEKFRAYSKEYSQLEEVVGTFNRWKKLNNDIEEAQLLLDDPDMKDMAAEEIAENKAEIENLEQHLQILLLPKDPNDEYNAFLEIRAGTGGDEAGIFAGDLYRMYSRYAESKRWRIEEMSANESEQGGYKEIIVKISGEGVYGQLKFESGGHRVQRVPKTESQGRIHTSACTVAVMPELPESEMPEINPSDLRIDTYRSSGAGGQHVNTTDSAVRITHIPTGIVVECQDERSQHKNKAKAMAVLASRIVQVEQERQAAEQADTRRNLLGSGDRSDKIRTYNYPQGRVTDHRINLTVYRLDEVMNGKIDELIQPIITEYQADQLAALSDQN from the coding sequence ATGAAAGATTCCATCATTAATAAATTAGAAAGTTTAAGTGAACGCCACGAAGAATTACAGGCACTTTTAGGTGATGCGTCGGTCATTGCCGATCAAGAAAAATTCCGTGCCTATTCCAAAGAATATTCCCAATTAGAAGAAGTGGTCGGCACTTTCAATCGCTGGAAAAAACTCAATAACGATATCGAAGAAGCTCAATTACTGCTTGATGATCCAGATATGAAAGATATGGCAGCGGAAGAAATTGCTGAAAACAAAGCTGAAATTGAGAACCTTGAACAACATTTACAAATTTTATTGCTGCCGAAAGATCCGAACGATGAATACAATGCCTTCTTAGAAATCCGTGCCGGTACAGGTGGCGATGAAGCGGGAATTTTTGCTGGCGATTTATATCGTATGTACAGCCGCTATGCTGAAAGTAAACGCTGGAGAATTGAGGAAATGTCCGCAAACGAAAGCGAACAAGGCGGATACAAAGAGATTATCGTCAAAATCAGCGGCGAAGGTGTTTACGGACAGCTTAAATTTGAATCGGGCGGTCATCGTGTGCAACGTGTGCCGAAAACCGAATCACAAGGGCGTATTCACACCTCAGCCTGTACGGTTGCGGTAATGCCGGAACTGCCGGAAAGCGAAATGCCGGAAATTAATCCGTCTGATCTGCGTATTGATACTTACCGCTCATCGGGTGCAGGCGGTCAGCACGTTAATACCACTGACTCTGCTGTGCGTATTACCCATATTCCAACCGGAATTGTGGTGGAGTGCCAAGACGAACGTTCGCAACACAAAAATAAAGCTAAGGCGATGGCAGTGCTTGCTTCTCGCATCGTGCAAGTGGAACAAGAACGCCAAGCGGCAGAACAGGCTGACACCCGCCGTAACTTACTCGGCTCGGGCGACCGCTCGGATAAAATCCGCACCTATAACTATCCGCAAGGACGTGTAACCGACCACCGTATCAACCTGACGGTTTACCGTTTAGATGAAGTAATGAACGGTAAAATTGATGAATTAATCCAGCCGATTATTACTGAATATCAAGCAGATCAGTTAGCAGCATTGTCGGATCAAAATTAA
- the lolD gene encoding lipoprotein-releasing ABC transporter ATP-binding protein LolD, producing the protein MTELLRCENISKFYDEGEQKVQVLKEVSFSMNTGELVAIVGSSGSGKSTLLHTLGGLDQPSSGEVWIREQSLQKLNSDKLALLRNQNLGFVYQFHHLMADFSALENVMMPMLIGKQNKTEAANRAEKMLQAVGLAHRVTHRPSALSGGERQRVAIARALVNNPALVLADEPTGNLDQKTTESIFELIQQLNQEQNIAFLLVTHDLNLANKLSRRLVMRDGVLSEGN; encoded by the coding sequence ATGACAGAATTACTCCGCTGTGAAAATATCAGCAAATTTTATGATGAAGGCGAACAGAAAGTTCAGGTACTAAAAGAAGTTTCGTTTTCAATGAATACCGGTGAATTAGTTGCAATTGTCGGTAGCTCCGGCTCGGGCAAAAGTACCTTACTTCATACGCTTGGTGGTCTAGATCAACCTAGTTCAGGAGAAGTATGGATTCGCGAGCAATCTTTGCAAAAATTAAACTCAGACAAATTAGCCCTCTTACGTAACCAAAATTTGGGCTTTGTGTATCAATTTCATCACCTAATGGCAGATTTCTCTGCCCTTGAAAATGTGATGATGCCTATGTTAATCGGTAAACAAAACAAAACGGAAGCTGCCAACCGTGCTGAAAAGATGTTACAAGCGGTTGGATTAGCTCATAGAGTTACACATCGTCCGTCAGCACTTTCAGGCGGTGAACGTCAGCGTGTGGCGATTGCTCGTGCTTTAGTAAACAATCCAGCTTTAGTGCTTGCCGATGAACCGACAGGCAATTTAGACCAAAAAACCACCGAAAGTATCTTTGAACTGATTCAACAACTCAATCAAGAGCAAAATATTGCTTTCTTATTGGTCACCCACGATTTAAATCTTGCCAATAAACTTTCACGCCGTTTAGTCATGCGAGATGGTGTGCTGAGCGAGGGAAATTAA
- a CDS encoding anthranilate synthase component II, translating to MNKKLLIIDNHDSFTFNLVDLLRKIHIPTKVVLVEELNLDEVEQFSHILISPGPDVPRAYPKTFTMLERYHQSKSILGVCLGHQTICEFFGGTLYNLQNVRHGQQRTLSQIEQNPIFNGLPAQFQVGLYHSWGILQNSLENTPLVATAVCDQNVLMAFKHRNLPIYGVQFHPESFITEYGLQILQNWLAN from the coding sequence ATGAACAAAAAATTACTTATCATCGACAATCACGACTCTTTTACATTCAACTTGGTGGATTTACTTCGCAAAATCCATATTCCAACCAAAGTGGTATTGGTGGAAGAGCTAAACCTAGACGAAGTGGAACAATTCAGCCATATTTTGATTTCGCCCGGTCCTGACGTACCGAGGGCTTACCCAAAAACCTTTACGATGTTGGAACGCTATCATCAAAGCAAGTCTATTTTAGGCGTGTGCTTGGGGCATCAAACAATTTGCGAATTTTTTGGTGGCACTTTGTATAACCTGCAAAATGTCCGACACGGGCAACAACGCACCTTAAGCCAAATTGAGCAGAACCCGATTTTCAACGGCTTACCCGCCCAATTTCAGGTGGGCTTGTACCATTCTTGGGGCATTTTGCAAAATTCTTTGGAAAATACACCGCTTGTTGCCACCGCTGTTTGCGACCAAAATGTGTTGATGGCGTTCAAACATCGGAATTTGCCGATTTATGGTGTGCAATTCCACCCTGAATCCTTTATCACCGAATATGGGCTTCAAATTTTGCAAAATTGGCTGGCGAATTAA
- a CDS encoding lipoprotein-releasing ABC transporter permease subunit: MNLTPFFIAFRYFRSKNADRFGRLVTNLASLGIVLGVMALVIVLSVMNGLENMQKNNLLSTLPHAIISPQEGNFSKDEKLNLPEFANGSVAINHANVIIQSSEGINAGQLIGVEHSTDDPLLVSENISQLLPTGEFKVVVGSRLANKLNLSIGDKLRLMITENSQYTPLGRVPVQRLFEISGIYQSNREASEFTLFANLADVGRLLRITEDQVQGVRLYLQDPFQVTELPQYFMEENYQISDWREQKGEFFQAVKMEKNMMGLLISLIIVVAISNIVTSLSLMVVDKQGEIAILQTQGLTKKQVMQIFVFQGAIVGVIGALVGGAIGVLIAMNLDQIILLLNPTIHLPSLIPGSQIAIIIGISILLSLLCTIYPAYRASKIEPAQALRYE, from the coding sequence ATGAATTTAACCCCTTTTTTTATCGCTTTTCGCTATTTTAGATCGAAAAACGCAGACCGTTTCGGACGATTAGTTACCAATCTTGCAAGCCTTGGCATTGTGCTGGGGGTGATGGCATTGGTGATTGTATTGTCTGTAATGAACGGCTTGGAAAATATGCAGAAAAACAATCTGCTTTCTACCTTACCACACGCGATTATTTCTCCCCAAGAGGGAAACTTTAGCAAAGATGAAAAGCTGAACCTCCCTGAATTTGCAAACGGAAGTGTTGCTATTAACCATGCTAACGTCATTATTCAAAGCTCAGAAGGAATTAATGCCGGTCAGCTTATTGGTGTTGAGCACTCAACTGATGATCCACTATTAGTTTCAGAAAATATTTCCCAATTATTACCAACCGGCGAATTTAAAGTGGTAGTTGGTTCACGTTTGGCAAATAAGCTCAATTTAAGCATAGGCGATAAGTTACGTTTAATGATTACCGAAAATAGCCAATATACTCCTTTAGGACGTGTGCCGGTACAACGGTTATTTGAAATTTCAGGCATTTACCAGTCTAATCGAGAGGCGAGTGAGTTTACCTTATTTGCGAATTTAGCCGATGTAGGACGTTTACTCAGAATTACTGAAGACCAAGTTCAAGGCGTACGTTTATATCTGCAAGATCCGTTCCAAGTGACCGAACTTCCACAATATTTTATGGAAGAAAACTACCAAATCAGCGATTGGCGTGAACAAAAAGGCGAATTTTTCCAAGCGGTGAAAATGGAAAAAAATATGATGGGCTTGCTCATTAGCCTGATTATTGTAGTTGCTATCTCGAATATCGTCACATCGCTTAGCCTAATGGTGGTGGATAAACAGGGCGAAATTGCCATTTTGCAAACCCAAGGTTTAACCAAAAAACAAGTAATGCAAATTTTTGTGTTCCAAGGAGCAATTGTGGGCGTGATTGGAGCATTAGTCGGTGGAGCGATTGGTGTGTTGATTGCGATGAATTTGGATCAAATCATTTTATTGCTTAACCCAACCATTCATTTACCAAGCTTAATTCCGGGCTCACAAATTGCAATTATTATCGGCATTTCTATTTTGCTTTCGCTACTTTGCACCATTTACCCGGCTTACCGAGCTTCAAAAATTGAGCCGGCTCAGGCATTGAGATATGAATAA
- the lolE gene encoding lipoprotein-releasing ABC transporter permease subunit LolE: MNTPFFISWRYQRGKQKNRLVSLISLFSSIGIALGVAVLIIGLSAMNGFERELNQRVLSVVPHAELVSYQGNKSVPIGNASKLETLVKKTKNVTASSPFVSFTALIENGSQLKIAQVRGVDPQKQDQVSRLSQFILSEQWQAFSKQFQANEDGLILGAGIAKALEVSVGDEVTMLIPQPTEDGKLAQPLRFNMPVTGVLRLEGQLDHSYALIPLNQAQELMEYQPNEISGLEISLSNPFDVQHLEMPQLNGYPQPLYLNTWIEKFGYMYNDIQLVRTVMYIAMVLVIGVACFNIISTLIMAVKDKQGDIAIQRTLGANNGFIRRIFLWYGLLSGMKGAVCGIILGVILSLNLTAIIKAVEGFFGIKLLSDGVYFVDFLPSELHWQDVSYVLLATIILSLFASLYPANRAAKLEPAKVLSGH; the protein is encoded by the coding sequence ATGAACACTCCGTTTTTTATCAGCTGGCGTTATCAACGAGGCAAACAGAAAAATCGATTGGTTTCACTCATTTCTCTTTTCTCAAGCATTGGAATCGCCCTTGGGGTAGCGGTGCTGATTATCGGCTTAAGTGCAATGAATGGTTTTGAGCGAGAGCTAAACCAACGAGTGCTTTCTGTTGTACCACATGCGGAATTAGTGTCTTATCAAGGTAATAAAAGTGTACCGATTGGCAATGCTTCAAAATTAGAAACATTGGTAAAAAAAACCAAAAATGTGACCGCTAGTTCACCTTTCGTGAGCTTTACCGCATTAATCGAAAACGGCTCACAGCTTAAAATTGCTCAAGTGCGAGGGGTTGATCCACAAAAACAAGATCAAGTCAGCCGCCTAAGCCAATTTATTCTGTCAGAACAATGGCAAGCGTTCTCCAAACAGTTTCAGGCTAATGAAGACGGTTTAATTCTCGGAGCGGGTATTGCTAAAGCATTAGAAGTTTCTGTCGGTGATGAAGTCACTATGCTGATTCCACAGCCAACAGAAGACGGGAAATTAGCTCAGCCGTTGCGTTTTAATATGCCTGTCACCGGCGTGCTACGTTTAGAAGGGCAACTTGACCATAGCTACGCACTAATTCCGCTTAATCAAGCCCAAGAGTTAATGGAATATCAGCCGAATGAAATATCAGGACTTGAAATCAGTCTGTCTAATCCTTTTGACGTGCAACATTTGGAAATGCCACAGCTCAACGGCTATCCACAACCGCTGTATTTAAACACTTGGATTGAGAAATTCGGCTATATGTATAACGACATTCAACTGGTTCGCACCGTTATGTATATTGCGATGGTGTTGGTCATCGGGGTGGCATGTTTTAATATTATTTCTACCTTGATTATGGCGGTAAAAGATAAGCAAGGCGATATTGCCATTCAGCGAACCCTTGGAGCAAATAACGGCTTCATTCGCCGAATTTTCCTTTGGTACGGCTTGCTTTCAGGAATGAAAGGGGCTGTATGCGGTATTATTTTAGGCGTAATTTTATCGCTAAATTTGACCGCTATCATCAAGGCTGTTGAAGGATTTTTTGGTATAAAATTACTGTCTGACGGTGTTTATTTTGTCGATTTCCTACCTAGCGAACTGCATTGGCAAGACGTGAGTTATGTGCTATTGGCAACTATCATCTTAAGCTTATTTGCCAGCCTATACCCTGCAAACCGGGCTGCAAAACTAGAACCGGCTAAGGTATTAAGCGGACACTAA
- a CDS encoding SLC13 family permease: MSWDIVITLAVTFIAVFLFATEKMRMDAVAILVLCSLVLLGQVDAQSALSGFSNSATVTVTAMFVLAAGLQNSGALDRVGSLLANAKSPWLFLLILCGVNAAVSPFVNNTAVVAVLIPIVIVAAQNIKMAPSKALIPLSFASQMAGVCTLIGTSTNLLVNAIAQKQGHSGFGMFEFAPLGLIFFAVGVVYLLLTSRFLLPESRLQLEDGEGFGKYVSELKVNKDSPLIGNSTAGSGLNEEFNLFTIGVLRDGERLSTPSHQVLQKHDILLLRGESEDLAKVRGKYGLHHVVYGRRDSDEENLEDDLMVAEVMISPTSRWIGGTIPILRQRWNKNATALGIQRRSQVIRERLRSTAFKMGDILLLTLPKDDMESLRKDKDFIVLSSDLVKDEESWHSKFALSVMVAVVATAALGLVPIAISALLGAVAMCVAGCLTAEEAYRSIDWKIILVLAGLLPLGEAMANSGAAQFIVDNTLGKVGEFGPLVVFAVLYLLTMILTEFMSNAGTAVLLTPIAISTAKMLGVDASPFILAVMFAAATSFMTPVGYQTNTMVYGAGGYKFTDFIKIGLPLNLLYWILGIILIPWFFPFNP; the protein is encoded by the coding sequence ATGTCTTGGGACATTGTAATAACGTTAGCAGTAACTTTCATTGCCGTGTTTTTGTTTGCAACAGAAAAAATGCGAATGGATGCCGTAGCCATTTTGGTATTATGTTCATTGGTTTTATTAGGGCAGGTTGATGCTCAATCTGCATTGAGTGGATTTTCAAATTCCGCAACAGTAACTGTTACTGCAATGTTTGTCTTAGCAGCGGGTTTACAAAACAGCGGCGCATTAGATAGAGTAGGGAGCTTATTGGCAAATGCGAAGTCACCTTGGTTGTTTTTGTTGATATTATGTGGAGTGAATGCTGCTGTATCTCCTTTTGTTAATAATACAGCAGTAGTTGCCGTGTTAATTCCAATTGTTATTGTTGCTGCGCAAAATATTAAAATGGCTCCATCTAAGGCTTTGATTCCACTCTCATTTGCTTCTCAAATGGCGGGGGTCTGTACACTGATTGGGACTTCAACTAACTTGTTAGTCAATGCTATTGCTCAAAAACAAGGACATTCCGGTTTCGGTATGTTTGAGTTTGCGCCCTTAGGTCTTATTTTCTTTGCGGTTGGTGTGGTTTACTTATTACTAACCAGCCGTTTTTTACTGCCGGAATCACGCTTGCAGCTAGAAGATGGCGAAGGTTTTGGAAAATATGTTTCTGAATTAAAAGTAAATAAGGATTCGCCTTTAATTGGTAACAGTACTGCCGGTTCAGGTTTAAACGAAGAATTTAATTTATTCACTATTGGTGTATTGCGTGATGGTGAGCGATTATCTACGCCAAGCCATCAAGTGCTGCAAAAACACGATATTTTATTGCTACGAGGGGAATCTGAAGACCTTGCTAAGGTTCGCGGAAAATATGGTTTACACCATGTTGTTTATGGGCGACGTGATAGTGATGAGGAGAACCTTGAGGATGATTTAATGGTAGCTGAAGTAATGATTTCACCTACTTCTCGTTGGATTGGCGGTACTATCCCGATTTTAAGACAGCGTTGGAATAAAAATGCGACAGCATTAGGCATACAACGTCGTAGTCAGGTCATTCGTGAACGCTTACGCTCTACAGCTTTTAAAATGGGGGATATTCTTTTACTGACATTACCCAAAGATGACATGGAAAGCTTACGCAAAGATAAAGATTTTATTGTGTTATCTTCCGATTTAGTGAAAGATGAAGAATCATGGCACAGCAAATTTGCCTTATCTGTGATGGTAGCTGTTGTAGCAACCGCTGCATTAGGCTTAGTACCCATTGCCATTAGTGCATTATTAGGGGCTGTTGCGATGTGTGTTGCCGGTTGTTTAACAGCCGAGGAAGCATACCGTTCTATTGACTGGAAAATTATTTTAGTACTAGCCGGCTTATTGCCATTGGGAGAAGCCATGGCAAATAGTGGTGCAGCACAGTTTATTGTAGATAATACTTTAGGAAAAGTAGGTGAATTTGGACCGCTGGTTGTATTTGCAGTGTTATATTTACTCACAATGATACTCACTGAGTTTATGAGTAACGCGGGAACAGCAGTATTATTGACTCCTATTGCTATTTCAACGGCCAAAATGCTTGGTGTTGATGCTTCCCCCTTTATTCTTGCTGTTATGTTTGCTGCGGCAACTAGCTTTATGACGCCGGTAGGCTATCAAACTAATACGATGGTTTACGGTGCAGGGGGCTATAAATTTACTGATTTCATTAAAATCGGTTTACCGCTTAACCTCTTATATTGGATTTTGGGTATTATTCTTATTCCGTGGTTCTTCCCGTTTAATCCATAA